The Treponema pectinovorum genome includes a window with the following:
- the nifJ gene encoding pyruvate:ferredoxin (flavodoxin) oxidoreductase — MSRKKQSMDGNQAAAHVAYAFTEVAGIYPITPSSPMADWVDNWSANGQKNVFGNKVRVIEMESEAGAAGTVHGSLASGALTTTFTASQGLLLMIPNIYKIAAEQLPGVFHVAARCVATQSLNIFGDHSDVYACRQTGVAMLAESNPQEVMDLSPVAHLAAIEGKVAFINFFDGFRTSHEIQKIETWDYADLKEMLDMDAVKAFREHALNPEHPAMRGSHENGDVFFQHREACNSTYDALPAVVEKYLKKINEKLGTNYGLFDYYGANDADRVIVAMGSICDVAEEVIDYLTKKGEKVGLIKVHLYRPWVSEKFLEKLPKTTKKLAVLDRTKEPGSLGEPLFLDVAATLREAGMNDVVLTGGRYGLGSKDTPPSSVFAIFKELEKSEPKSRFTIGIVDDVTNLSLPEVKPAPVTASAGTVECKFWGIGGDGTVGANKDSTKIIGDHTDKYIQAYFQYDSKKTGGITISHLRFGNNPIRSPYYINQADFVACHNQSYIIKGYKMVQDVKKGGTFLINCQWSDEELDKHLPAESKKYIADNNIKLYTVDAVDIATKIGLGKRTSTVLQSAFFKLANVLPSEEAIKYMKEKVVAKFSKKGQDIVDMNCQAIDQGAGALHEVKIPASWANPAPDAPKPTLRGEKKTVAMVENLMNPIGLMDGDNLPVSAFKDNADGQWELGASAYEKRGIAVMVPSWNSATCIQCNNCAFVCSHATIRPYLLTSDEATKVESLGATTLAVKNPKIAQYKYTLSVSAMDCTGCGECTTVCPTKSLTMVPQETRVDTQPQWDYLFENVSKKPEVDTLPLSPMTSQFNQPLLEFSGSCAGCAETSYARLVTQLFGEQMYISNATGCSSIWGGPAATAPYTINKDSKRGPAWANSLFEDNAEHGLGMYLGQNYIRTSLISKLEELAGTDVAASVKDAIAKFMETKDDTVANAPAAKALVKELESCGCDAAKEILEQKDYLSKKSVWIFGGDGWAYDIGFGGLDHVLASGENVNVMVFDTEMYSNTGGQASKASNIGEVCQFAAAGKEMGKKSLAEIAMSYGYVYVAQIALGANPAQALKAIKEAESYNGPSLIIGYAPCELHGIKGGMNHCQDVMKSAVKSGYWNLFSFNPALKAEGKNPFTLTSKEGDGTYQSFLSNETRYSALSRKFPERAKVLFDRNEEAAKARFAHLQKLVELYK, encoded by the coding sequence ATGTCCAGAAAAAAACAGTCAATGGATGGAAACCAGGCGGCAGCTCATGTTGCCTACGCTTTTACAGAAGTAGCTGGTATTTATCCAATTACACCTTCTTCACCAATGGCGGACTGGGTTGATAACTGGTCTGCAAATGGTCAGAAAAACGTGTTCGGTAACAAAGTTAGAGTTATCGAAATGGAATCTGAAGCTGGAGCCGCAGGTACGGTACATGGCTCTCTTGCTTCTGGTGCACTCACTACAACGTTCACTGCGTCTCAGGGTCTTCTTTTGATGATTCCGAACATTTACAAGATTGCTGCTGAGCAACTTCCTGGTGTATTCCATGTTGCTGCTCGTTGTGTTGCAACTCAATCTTTAAACATTTTTGGAGACCATTCTGACGTTTATGCTTGTCGCCAGACCGGTGTTGCAATGCTTGCAGAAAGCAATCCTCAAGAAGTAATGGACTTATCTCCTGTTGCACACTTGGCTGCTATCGAAGGCAAGGTTGCATTTATAAACTTCTTTGATGGTTTCCGCACTTCTCATGAAATTCAAAAGATTGAAACTTGGGATTATGCAGATCTTAAAGAAATGCTAGATATGGATGCAGTAAAGGCGTTCCGTGAACATGCTTTAAATCCTGAACACCCAGCAATGCGTGGTTCTCATGAAAACGGAGACGTTTTCTTCCAGCACAGAGAAGCTTGCAATTCAACTTATGACGCTCTTCCTGCTGTTGTTGAAAAATATCTAAAAAAGATTAACGAAAAACTCGGCACAAATTATGGTCTTTTCGACTATTACGGTGCAAATGATGCTGATCGTGTGATTGTTGCAATGGGTTCTATCTGCGATGTTGCAGAAGAAGTTATTGACTATCTTACAAAGAAAGGCGAAAAAGTAGGACTCATCAAAGTCCACCTATATCGCCCTTGGGTTAGCGAAAAATTCCTTGAAAAATTGCCTAAAACAACAAAAAAACTCGCAGTTCTTGACCGCACAAAAGAACCAGGCTCTCTTGGAGAACCTTTGTTCCTTGATGTTGCTGCAACTTTGCGCGAAGCAGGTATGAATGACGTTGTTTTGACTGGCGGTCGCTATGGTTTGGGTTCAAAAGATACTCCACCTTCAAGCGTATTTGCAATTTTCAAAGAGCTTGAAAAATCTGAACCAAAATCCCGCTTTACTATTGGTATCGTAGACGATGTTACAAATCTCTCTCTTCCAGAAGTAAAACCAGCACCTGTAACTGCATCAGCAGGAACTGTTGAATGTAAATTCTGGGGTATTGGTGGTGATGGTACTGTTGGTGCAAACAAAGATTCTACAAAAATTATTGGTGACCATACAGATAAATACATTCAGGCTTACTTCCAGTATGACTCAAAAAAGACTGGAGGTATAACAATTTCTCACCTTCGTTTTGGAAACAATCCTATAAGATCACCTTATTACATCAATCAGGCAGACTTTGTTGCTTGTCATAATCAATCTTATATCATCAAAGGCTATAAGATGGTTCAAGATGTAAAGAAAGGTGGAACTTTCCTAATTAACTGCCAGTGGTCTGATGAAGAATTGGATAAGCACCTTCCTGCTGAATCTAAAAAATACATTGCTGATAATAATATCAAACTTTACACCGTAGATGCTGTAGATATTGCTACAAAAATTGGTCTTGGTAAGAGAACTTCAACCGTTTTACAATCTGCATTCTTTAAACTTGCAAATGTTCTTCCTTCTGAAGAAGCAATCAAGTACATGAAAGAAAAAGTTGTAGCAAAGTTCTCTAAAAAAGGTCAGGACATAGTAGATATGAACTGTCAGGCAATTGACCAAGGTGCAGGTGCTCTACACGAAGTAAAAATTCCTGCTAGTTGGGCAAATCCAGCTCCTGATGCTCCAAAACCTACTTTACGTGGTGAGAAAAAGACAGTTGCAATGGTTGAAAACTTGATGAATCCAATTGGACTCATGGACGGTGACAATCTTCCTGTTTCTGCATTCAAAGACAATGCAGACGGACAGTGGGAACTTGGTGCTTCTGCTTACGAAAAACGCGGAATTGCCGTTATGGTTCCATCTTGGAATTCTGCAACTTGTATTCAGTGTAATAATTGTGCATTTGTCTGCTCTCACGCGACAATTCGTCCTTATCTCCTTACTTCTGATGAAGCAACAAAAGTTGAAAGTTTGGGAGCAACTACACTTGCTGTAAAAAATCCAAAAATTGCACAGTACAAATATACTCTTTCTGTTTCTGCAATGGATTGTACGGGATGTGGAGAATGTACAACTGTTTGTCCTACAAAATCTCTTACTATGGTTCCTCAAGAAACTCGTGTTGATACACAGCCACAGTGGGATTATCTGTTTGAAAATGTTTCTAAAAAGCCAGAAGTTGACACATTGCCACTCTCACCTATGACTTCTCAGTTTAATCAACCATTGCTTGAATTCTCTGGTTCTTGTGCAGGTTGTGCAGAAACTTCTTATGCACGTCTTGTTACTCAACTCTTTGGCGAACAGATGTATATTTCAAATGCTACTGGATGTTCTTCAATTTGGGGCGGACCTGCTGCAACAGCTCCTTATACAATCAACAAGGACTCAAAACGCGGTCCTGCTTGGGCTAACTCTCTGTTTGAAGACAATGCTGAGCACGGTTTGGGTATGTATCTTGGACAAAACTATATCCGCACAAGCCTTATCTCTAAACTCGAAGAATTGGCAGGCACAGATGTTGCTGCTTCTGTAAAGGATGCTATTGCGAAATTTATGGAAACAAAGGATGACACTGTAGCAAATGCACCTGCTGCAAAAGCTCTTGTAAAAGAACTTGAAAGTTGTGGTTGCGATGCTGCAAAAGAAATTCTTGAACAAAAAGATTACCTTTCTAAAAAGTCTGTATGGATTTTTGGTGGTGATGGTTGGGCTTACGATATTGGATTTGGTGGTTTGGATCACGTATTGGCTTCTGGCGAGAATGTTAACGTTATGGTATTTGATACAGAGATGTATTCCAATACTGGAGGTCAGGCTTCTAAGGCTTCTAATATCGGTGAAGTTTGTCAGTTTGCTGCTGCCGGAAAAGAAATGGGCAAAAAATCGCTTGCAGAAATTGCTATGAGTTACGGATATGTTTACGTTGCCCAGATTGCTCTTGGTGCAAATCCTGCACAGGCTCTTAAAGCAATCAAAGAAGCAGAATCTTACAATGGTCCTTCTTTGATAATTGGATATGCTCCTTGTGAATTGCACGGAATTAAGGGTGGTATGAATCATTGTCAAGATGTAATGAAGTCTGCTGTAAAATCTGGATATTGGAACTTATTCAGCTTTAATCCAGCACTTAAGGCAGAAGGCAAGAATCCGTTTACACTTACTTCTAAAGAAGGTGACGGAACTTACCAGAGCTTCCTTAGCAATGAAACCCGCTACTCGGCTCTTAGCCGCAAATTCCCAGAAAGAGCAAAAGTATTGTTCGACAGAAACGAAGAAGCTGCAAAAGCAAGATTTGCTCACTTGCAGAAACTTGTTGAACTTTACAAATAA
- the fabV gene encoding enoyl-ACP reductase FabV, protein MAIIKPMIRSNICINSHPLGCAQDTRNQIAYVISKKAERGIKSAKDGGYAPKNVLVLGCSTGYGLASRIAAAFEYGANTIGVSFEKEATETKAGTPGFYNNLTFDREAKKAGLKSVTFNMDAFSDECRAAVIEEAKKWGVKFDLVVYSLASPVRTDPDTKVLYKSVIKPIGKPFSGPALDMMTGKISFQETLPAEGDEIPNTVKVMGGEDWERWIKQLKEADVLEKGVRTVAYSYIGPKYSHPIYRDGTIGEAKKDLEARAHNIDSSLKALDGAGYVSVNKGLVTRSSAVIPIIAQYLGVIFKIMKKQGTHEGCIEQMERLFTERLYTADKKVPVDSENRIRIDDWEMSDAVQSEVDKVMPKITEENLNELCDLEGLRHDFLMINGFDVPGVDYNKEIVKMNEIE, encoded by the coding sequence ATGGCAATTATTAAACCGATGATTCGTTCGAACATCTGTATCAATTCGCACCCTCTTGGATGCGCTCAGGACACTAGAAATCAAATCGCTTATGTGATTTCTAAAAAGGCGGAAAGAGGGATTAAATCTGCAAAAGATGGCGGATATGCTCCTAAAAATGTGCTTGTTTTGGGATGTTCAACTGGATATGGACTTGCAAGCCGCATTGCTGCTGCTTTTGAGTATGGTGCTAACACTATTGGCGTTTCTTTTGAAAAAGAAGCGACAGAAACTAAGGCTGGAACTCCGGGCTTTTATAACAACTTAACATTTGATAGAGAAGCTAAAAAAGCTGGATTAAAATCTGTTACATTCAATATGGACGCTTTTTCTGACGAATGCAGAGCGGCTGTAATTGAAGAAGCAAAAAAATGGGGAGTTAAATTTGATCTCGTAGTTTATTCGCTTGCTTCCCCAGTTCGCACTGACCCAGACACAAAAGTTTTGTATAAATCTGTTATTAAACCTATTGGCAAACCTTTTAGTGGACCTGCACTCGATATGATGACTGGAAAAATTTCATTCCAAGAAACTTTGCCTGCAGAAGGTGATGAAATTCCTAACACTGTAAAAGTAATGGGTGGTGAAGACTGGGAACGCTGGATTAAGCAGTTAAAAGAAGCCGATGTCCTCGAAAAAGGCGTTAGAACGGTTGCTTATTCATACATCGGACCAAAATATTCACATCCAATCTATCGTGATGGCACTATTGGCGAAGCAAAAAAAGATTTGGAAGCACGCGCTCATAATATCGATTCGTCACTTAAAGCATTGGACGGTGCAGGCTATGTTTCTGTAAACAAGGGCTTGGTTACACGCTCTTCTGCCGTAATCCCGATTATTGCGCAGTATCTTGGAGTTATCTTTAAGATTATGAAAAAGCAGGGAACTCATGAAGGCTGTATTGAGCAGATGGAACGCCTTTTTACAGAAAGGCTTTACACTGCGGACAAAAAAGTTCCTGTGGACAGCGAAAACAGAATTCGCATAGACGACTGGGAAATGTCGGATGCTGTTCAGTCAGAAGTGGATAAAGTTATGCCAAAAATTACAGAAGAAAACTTGAACGAACTTTGCGACCTCGAAGGTTTGCGACACGACTTTTTGATGATAAACGGTTTTGACGTTCCAGGCGTTGACTACAACAAAGAAATCGTAAAAATGAACGAAATCGAATAG
- the pyrB gene encoding aspartate carbamoyltransferase — translation MLKGRNLIQPNDLTVSEIDEICTLAEQIIVDPVSFQDVCRGKILATLFFEPSTRTRLSFEAAMLHLGGMVEGFSDAANSSTSKGESLADTIRTVSSYVDLIAMRNPKEGAALLASKFSSCPVINAGDGGHYHPTQTLTDLVTIRALKGNFEGLTIGFCGDLKFGRTVHSLAEAMSRYANVKFVFVSPEELKIPDWVAKFLDKANIPYTFANKMEDVIQDLDILYMTRVQKERFFNEQDYLRLKDTYILNRQKLTLARKDMIILHPLPRVNEISPEVDDDPRAAYFKQVKYGMYARMALISKILGVL, via the coding sequence ATGCTTAAAGGACGAAATTTAATTCAACCAAACGATTTAACTGTTTCGGAAATCGATGAGATATGTACACTTGCTGAACAAATCATTGTCGATCCAGTATCTTTTCAGGATGTGTGTCGCGGGAAAATTCTCGCGACACTTTTTTTTGAGCCAAGCACAAGAACGCGTCTAAGTTTTGAAGCGGCTATGCTGCACTTGGGAGGCATGGTAGAAGGTTTTAGCGATGCTGCAAATAGTTCAACTTCAAAAGGGGAGTCGCTTGCAGATACGATTCGCACCGTTAGTTCTTATGTTGATTTAATTGCAATGCGAAATCCAAAAGAAGGCGCGGCACTTTTGGCTTCAAAGTTTTCTTCTTGTCCTGTGATAAACGCTGGCGATGGCGGTCATTATCATCCTACGCAAACTCTAACAGATTTGGTTACAATACGAGCTTTAAAAGGAAATTTTGAAGGTCTTACGATTGGTTTTTGTGGAGATTTAAAATTTGGGAGAACCGTGCATTCGCTTGCAGAAGCGATGAGTCGTTATGCTAATGTAAAATTCGTTTTTGTAAGTCCAGAGGAGTTGAAAATTCCTGATTGGGTTGCAAAATTTTTGGATAAAGCGAATATTCCTTACACTTTTGCAAATAAAATGGAAGATGTGATTCAGGATTTGGATATCCTTTATATGACAAGAGTTCAAAAAGAAAGATTTTTTAACGAACAGGATTATCTTCGTCTAAAAGACACATACATACTCAATCGCCAAAAATTAACCCTTGCCCGCAAGGATATGATAATCCTTCATCCTCTGCCTAGAGTAAACGAAATTTCTCCTGAAGTTGATGATGACCCACGCGCAGCATATTTTAAACAGGTAAAATATGGAATGTATGCAAGAATGGCTCTTATTTCTAAAATTTTGGGGGTTCTTTAA
- a CDS encoding aspartate carbamoyltransferase regulatory subunit, with the protein MLNVDTIKNGLVIDHIKAGCGAQIFHWLGLDKANFTSALIMNVPSKKLERKDIIKVDNIINIDYSVLGFIDPNICVNIIKDEKIVRKIRMELPERVENVIKCKNPRCITMTEHYVPKVFILADKSKAIYRCEYCDAFYSAGTLD; encoded by the coding sequence ATGCTTAATGTCGACACGATAAAAAACGGACTTGTAATTGACCACATAAAAGCTGGTTGCGGAGCACAGATTTTTCATTGGCTGGGATTAGATAAAGCAAATTTTACGAGTGCGCTTATCATGAATGTTCCTTCAAAAAAACTGGAGCGAAAAGATATAATAAAAGTAGATAACATAATAAACATCGATTATTCAGTTTTGGGTTTTATAGATCCAAATATCTGCGTCAATATAATTAAAGATGAAAAAATCGTTCGAAAAATTCGCATGGAATTGCCAGAACGAGTTGAAAATGTAATTAAATGCAAAAATCCTCGCTGTATAACGATGACGGAGCATTATGTTCCAAAAGTGTTTATTCTTGCAGATAAATCAAAAGCGATATATCGCTGTGAATATTGCGACGCTTTTTATAGTGCAGGCACTTTAGATTGA
- a CDS encoding dihydroorotase, with amino-acid sequence MKLNSSNLIIYNANLVDSSVNSKGMLAVQDGKILGVFLGEVNDEQVAKKIASSIFLEDKREPVCFDAKALTLMPSFIDMHVHFRYPGQTKKEDLDSGLAAAVAGGFGTVVAMPNTSPVISSAGMAREIMKEVEEKSLAKVFQTVAITKNFEGEDVSEISKLSSKEFPVITEDGSDVHSAAVMLEGMKLAGEKNIMVACHCEDKSLSIVAKSYRARALDFMKKYGIPAGKVNAKTENVPNSVNFEIDGCLTAANKLLALAEDIATERNIEIAKQAGCHIHICHCSTAISMDAVKRAKELIKAAKTPVGFDCTVEVTPHHLGLVGTEAPYLRALVNPPLRSEEDRAFLVEAIKNGTVDVISTDHAPHTQEDKDNGSPGFTGLETSFAVCNSVLVKREGLSLNRLSQLMSENPAKLLKLNSGKILPGYDANLVLVDPDEIWTVNPEKFYSKGKSTPLEDKQLTGRVHATFYKGKQVYSL; translated from the coding sequence ATGAAATTAAATAGTTCAAATTTAATCATATACAATGCAAATCTTGTTGATTCTTCTGTAAACAGCAAAGGAATGCTCGCTGTTCAAGACGGGAAAATACTTGGAGTTTTTTTGGGGGAAGTGAACGATGAGCAAGTTGCAAAAAAAATTGCGTCTTCAATCTTTTTGGAAGATAAAAGAGAACCAGTTTGTTTTGATGCAAAAGCTTTGACACTTATGCCTTCTTTTATAGATATGCATGTTCACTTTCGCTATCCTGGGCAAACAAAAAAAGAAGATTTGGATTCTGGTCTTGCAGCAGCTGTTGCAGGCGGATTTGGAACTGTTGTTGCAATGCCAAATACTTCGCCAGTAATTTCTTCTGCAGGTATGGCGCGAGAAATAATGAAAGAAGTTGAAGAAAAATCACTAGCAAAGGTTTTTCAAACAGTTGCAATCACGAAAAATTTTGAAGGCGAAGATGTTTCTGAAATTTCAAAATTAAGTTCAAAAGAATTCCCTGTTATAACAGAAGATGGGAGCGATGTTCATTCTGCTGCTGTTATGCTCGAAGGCATGAAGCTTGCAGGGGAAAAAAACATAATGGTTGCCTGCCATTGCGAGGACAAATCTCTTTCGATTGTAGCAAAATCCTATAGAGCAAGAGCTCTGGATTTTATGAAAAAATATGGGATTCCTGCAGGAAAAGTTAACGCAAAAACAGAGAATGTTCCAAATTCCGTGAATTTTGAAATTGATGGATGTCTTACTGCGGCGAATAAACTTTTGGCACTTGCAGAAGATATTGCAACCGAGCGTAACATAGAGATTGCAAAACAAGCAGGTTGCCATATACATATTTGCCATTGCTCTACGGCAATTAGTATGGATGCTGTAAAAAGAGCCAAGGAACTCATAAAAGCGGCGAAAACTCCAGTGGGATTTGATTGTACTGTCGAAGTTACGCCTCATCATCTTGGGCTTGTAGGAACGGAGGCTCCTTATCTTAGGGCGCTTGTAAATCCGCCTTTAAGAAGCGAAGAAGACCGAGCATTTCTTGTTGAAGCGATAAAAAATGGAACTGTTGATGTTATATCTACAGACCATGCTCCACATACTCAAGAAGATAAAGATAATGGAAGTCCAGGATTTACAGGTCTTGAAACTTCTTTTGCGGTTTGTAACTCAGTTTTGGTAAAAAGGGAAGGCTTAAGCTTAAATCGATTAAGTCAGTTGATGTCGGAAAATCCTGCAAAGCTTTTGAAATTGAATTCTGGAAAAATTCTTCCTGGATATGATGCAAATCTTGTGCTTGTTGACCCAGATGAAATTTGGACTGTAAATCCAGAAAAATTCTACAGCAAAGGAAAATCAACTCCGTTGGAAGATAAACAGTTGACTGGGCGTGTTCACGCGACTTTTTATAAAGGAAAACAGGTTTATTCGCTTTAA
- a CDS encoding DUF5348 domain-containing protein: MEKREGILVFNEADGKFALAADEESFPFENIEFGDSFEIKYKNEWIKTSLFISTGSNNQLVFKLKGLENYEGDITGFDARK; the protein is encoded by the coding sequence ATGGAAAAACGCGAAGGTATTTTAGTTTTCAATGAAGCAGATGGAAAATTTGCTTTAGCCGCTGATGAAGAAAGCTTTCCTTTTGAAAACATCGAATTTGGAGACTCTTTTGAAATCAAATATAAAAATGAATGGATTAAAACAAGTCTCTTTATTTCTACAGGAAGCAATAATCAATTAGTTTTTAAATTGAAAGGACTAGAAAATTACGAAGGCGATATAACAGGGTTTGACGCTAGAAAATAA
- a CDS encoding DUF308 domain-containing protein: MDKNKFILSLLVSLVGLLMLVSPETFIAMVVIILGAAAIADGFFIMVTTRNLILDPQYKLMMTIRGLMSIFVGAISILLPLLVAAIAWKMMAYALAIYLLISAGLEIYGITKLHRNGIMIKQSVIETIISVLLAVVLFIIPAKTAGGIIVGICGFVLLVSGLISAFLQWKNRPITVVPDFVSTEEDSKEEKSEESSKDETTEE, encoded by the coding sequence ATGGATAAGAATAAATTTATACTTTCGTTATTAGTTTCGCTGGTTGGGCTTTTGATGCTTGTAAGTCCAGAAACTTTTATTGCAATGGTTGTTATAATTTTAGGTGCGGCTGCAATTGCCGACGGTTTTTTTATAATGGTAACAACAAGAAATCTAATTTTAGATCCTCAATATAAATTGATGATGACTATAAGAGGGCTGATGAGCATTTTTGTTGGTGCAATTTCAATTTTGCTTCCTCTTTTAGTTGCTGCAATCGCTTGGAAAATGATGGCTTATGCACTTGCGATTTATCTTTTGATTTCCGCAGGGCTTGAAATTTATGGAATCACAAAACTTCACCGCAATGGAATAATGATAAAGCAATCTGTCATTGAAACTATAATTTCTGTATTGCTTGCAGTTGTGCTTTTTATAATTCCTGCAAAAACTGCTGGTGGCATTATTGTTGGAATCTGCGGTTTTGTTCTTTTGGTAAGCGGTTTGATAAGTGCATTTTTGCAATGGAAAAACAGGCCTATAACAGTTGTTCCAGATTTTGTCAGTACAGAAGAGGATTCCAAAGAAGAAAAATCAGAAGAATCTTCTAAAGATGAAACGACTGAAGAATAG
- a CDS encoding DUF2804 family protein, translating to MYFRQMSPPPESLIKNGHANFGTFSGAISRLDIRGMRAPFGGVPLPVFISNFRIKSFLTFTFNVGQYLGTISFFDAKFFGLAEIDLWNKENGRKYCYKSIMGPRRRFIPHNIEQGFCASFNPHRYIRISWDHKRDRISIIFNVKGDSARPSFQAALSGHFSDPCAAEVTQCVPLKSRRRCSATYCVSTVLKGSLTTGKTKKNLGQTITEENSNSLLTINRAYYGYLCEGQSIYAAGTSKGQNVAFSILNTQSSTVDPEAENQNILIVDGVSTPLPPVKMTHPFGINKKWIIQDTQNMVDLTFEPISQIYRDVQAFALKFLIKTIYGKFEGVLKTKDGQDIQINGFAGIAKDQFLRI from the coding sequence ATGTACTTTAGACAGATGTCGCCCCCTCCAGAATCGTTAATTAAAAACGGGCATGCAAACTTTGGCACTTTTTCAGGAGCCATTTCGCGTCTGGATATAAGGGGAATGAGAGCGCCTTTTGGAGGTGTTCCGCTTCCAGTTTTTATTTCAAATTTTCGCATAAAAAGTTTTTTGACTTTTACATTTAATGTAGGTCAGTATCTTGGCACAATAAGTTTTTTCGATGCAAAATTTTTTGGTCTTGCAGAAATAGACCTTTGGAACAAAGAAAACGGAAGAAAATATTGCTATAAAAGTATAATGGGACCTCGCCGTAGATTTATTCCACACAATATAGAACAAGGATTTTGTGCAAGTTTTAATCCACATCGATATATAAGGATTAGTTGGGATCACAAGCGGGATCGAATTTCAATAATTTTTAATGTAAAGGGTGATTCTGCCAGGCCTTCGTTCCAGGCAGCGCTTTCTGGACATTTTTCTGACCCTTGTGCTGCAGAAGTTACACAGTGCGTTCCTTTAAAATCTAGAAGGAGATGCTCTGCAACATATTGCGTTTCCACAGTTTTAAAAGGAAGTTTAACAACTGGAAAAACAAAAAAAAATTTGGGTCAAACAATAACCGAAGAAAATTCAAATTCGCTTTTAACAATAAATCGAGCATACTACGGCTATCTTTGTGAAGGTCAATCAATTTATGCAGCAGGTACAAGCAAAGGTCAAAATGTAGCATTTTCCATTTTGAACACACAAAGTTCAACTGTAGATCCAGAAGCAGAAAACCAAAATATTTTAATTGTAGATGGAGTTTCAACTCCGCTACCACCTGTAAAAATGACTCATCCATTTGGTATAAACAAAAAATGGATTATTCAAGACACACAAAATATGGTTGATCTGACCTTTGAACCTATATCGCAAATATACAGAGATGTTCAAGCGTTTGCACTAAAATTTTTAATAAAGACAATCTATGGGAAATTCGAAGGAGTATTAAAAACAAAAGATGGGCAAGACATACAGATAAACGGATTTGCAGGAATCGCAAAAGACCAATTTTTAAGAATCTAG